TTGGCTTTTGTGAATGAGCTTGTTCGAATGGATTTGCTTGATGTGTATAGGGATTTTTTAACAACCTCCCCTATGATTGTTTATGCGATACCGCCGAAGTTGTTTGTTGGTCAAGGTGAAACCCGGGAACAGTATTATTTGAATTCGAAAAAAATGATAGACTATAAGATTGGCTATTTGGCGCGATCGAAAGGTCTTGATCGGTGCACGGATGCTCGTGAAAATGAAACCGGTGTGGTAAAGGGGCCTATCGATGATGATGATATTGCTGTGGTTTGCCACTCCGGAAAGTGGACCTTGGGATTTAAGACAATCGAACATACCATGGGTTCTATGACAGATGCGCGAGACGGAAAAACTTATAAGACGGTGACGTATAATTGGGGCGATGTTACGCAAACGTGGATGGCGGAAAATCTGGATTTCGTGGATACGACATCTTTGAGTGTTGACAGTTCGTTGAGAGCGAATTTATCTGGAAACGTATATTGTTATCGAGAAGAATTTGATGATGCGAATTGCAGTATATATGGGCGTGAGTATCAATGGAGTGCCGCGATGAATATTGGGGCTGATGATATAAAAATGTATTCGGTCGATTCTTTGGGAGATACGACATATTTTGCAGGGCCGGGATCGTCTGAAGGGTATTCTGAAAAATCCTGGACGTGGAATTATACGGATTATATCACGCCGTCTAATCATAATGCGTATCAGGGCGTTTGCCCGGATGGATGGAGAATCCCGACGTTTGAAGATTGGAAAACGATGTTGCAAAATATGGGTGCGCAGTATGGTGTTGAACAAAATGAAGTTCTGCCTGCGCTCTATGATGCGACTGCTACGGGATTTGATTTGAAAGGTTGGGTCAAGGCTAGCATTGCAGATGATTTTCGTTTTGTGTATTTAGAAACCTTTATGTACACCAATGAGTTTATTTTAACGGATGTGCCTTTGTATAAATTGGAAGTTTTCAATTGGAGGCCGTATGGCTTTGGTTTAGGGTTGTCGGACAAGCATGGCTTTGTGAAGAGAGTTGAAGGCGGGGAATATGATTTTAGCCCTTATGCGCCGAAAACTTCTGCCGCAGTCCGCTGCATCAAGAACTAAACTGTTTAAAACCGCATAAAAATTATTTGTTAGGAGGAAAAGGGAAGACGGGCTGCGGCCCGCCTTCTTTTTCTTTGTCATACTCGTGCGCCTAGTCATCCTGAGGGAAAGTCTTGTCATCCTGAGCGAATGCGAAGGATCCAGTGAAATCTTGATTTGCGATGTTACTTTGGCTTGACCAAGAATCTCCTTGTGGAAATATTGTATCTTTACTCTATCTAGCGCATTGTGCGTAAAAAGGAATTGTTATGAAACCTGGTAAGACCGAACTCCGTTTGAATGCAGAAATCGAGAAGCGTGGGGCATTGTTTGCTGTGCTTTTGGATCCGGATACTTCGGACGAGGCCGCCTTTGTCAAGGCCGGCTCGATGGCTGCGGAAAATGGTGCGGACTTGCTTTTGGTCGGCGGTTCCTACCTCGGCAATTTCACGCTCCCGAAGCAGGTCGCTGCCCTCAAGGCTACGGTCGATTTGCCGGTGATTCTTTTCCCGGGTGGAGCTTCGCAGGTCGTTCCTGGCTTTGACGCCATGCTCTTCATGACGCTCGTGAGCGGTCGCAATCCGAACTACCTCATCGACGAACAGGTGCGCGGTGGCGCTCTCGTGCGCGCCCTCAACATGGAAGCGATCCCGACGGCGTACCAGCTCATCAACAGCGGCAAGCGCACGACGGTCGAATACATCAGCAATACGATGCCAGTTCCTGCAAACAAGCCGAAGCTCAGCATGGTGAACTCCATTGCCGCAGAACTCATGGGTATGCGTTATGTTTATCTCGAGGCTGGCAGCGGAGCCGAAGAACCTGTGCCGGTCGAGCATATCGCCTACACTCGCAAGGCTACTGAGATGACCATCATCACAGGTGGTGGCATCAAGGACCCGCAGACTGCCGCCGTCCGCGTTGCCGCCGGCGCCCAAATCATCGTCACTGGCACCCTCTGGGAAAAGGTCAACGATCCGGCACTTCTCAAGGAATTCGCTGCCGCTATCCACGTGAAAGGCTAGCATTGTCATTCCCGCCACCGAGTGGGAATCTCCTTATAGAAAAAAGCTAATTCATAATTTTTAATTATGAATCTAATCGAAAGAAAGTATTAGTCAAAACGGCTAATTCCATCTACATTTGTGCCCGAAAAAAAGAGCTCTTGAAAAATTCATTAATGGCAGCCTCTAGAAATGGAGGTGCCCAAAACAATCTTAAGGAGATTGAACATATGAAGTTCAAGTTCGTTGCCGTATTGGCTCTTTTTGTAACCGCGATTGCATTTACTGCATGCGAAAAAGTCGAAAACTGCCATTACGATGAATCCGCCAAGACGCTCAAATGCCAAGGCCAAACCTACTCCACCGTCGAAACGGGTGGCCGCGTGTGGATGGCCGAAAACGCCAATCTCGTGAATTTCGATTCCAGCTACTGCTACGGCGATAACCTCGACAACTGCAAAAAGTATGGTCGCCTCTATGACTGGAAATCCGCCAAGGACGCATGCCCCACAGGTTGGGAACTCCC
The genomic region above belongs to Fibrobacter sp. UWB4 and contains:
- a CDS encoding FISUMP domain-containing protein; its protein translation is MNFNKITLAALMALLYAACTDENGSLGAMGGAEQDQGMYAFVGQIGNIYPKLMKVADSANSEINPSEYEGSVFAAKGAKVTVYELDSLTLEKTGRSFAGAVDNDSGRFAFESLALNSPYVLIETLDSCYTEGCRERGVFYENNSTLLESAMDTVDVPFYLQVQQAVVNLRNVKKVSVSTLTTLKIPLLQKYFAEGRSFAEASDLAEREILENFGIYENLGSFENLMGENSELAFVNELVRMDLLDVYRDFLTTSPMIVYAIPPKLFVGQGETREQYYLNSKKMIDYKIGYLARSKGLDRCTDARENETGVVKGPIDDDDIAVVCHSGKWTLGFKTIEHTMGSMTDARDGKTYKTVTYNWGDVTQTWMAENLDFVDTTSLSVDSSLRANLSGNVYCYREEFDDANCSIYGREYQWSAAMNIGADDIKMYSVDSLGDTTYFAGPGSSEGYSEKSWTWNYTDYITPSNHNAYQGVCPDGWRIPTFEDWKTMLQNMGAQYGVEQNEVLPALYDATATGFDLKGWVKASIADDFRFVYLETFMYTNEFILTDVPLYKLEVFNWRPYGFGLGLSDKHGFVKRVEGGEYDFSPYAPKTSAAVRCIKN
- a CDS encoding geranylgeranylglyceryl/heptaprenylglyceryl phosphate synthase, translated to MKPGKTELRLNAEIEKRGALFAVLLDPDTSDEAAFVKAGSMAAENGADLLLVGGSYLGNFTLPKQVAALKATVDLPVILFPGGASQVVPGFDAMLFMTLVSGRNPNYLIDEQVRGGALVRALNMEAIPTAYQLINSGKRTTVEYISNTMPVPANKPKLSMVNSIAAELMGMRYVYLEAGSGAEEPVPVEHIAYTRKATEMTIITGGGIKDPQTAAVRVAAGAQIIVTGTLWEKVNDPALLKEFAAAIHVKG
- a CDS encoding FISUMP domain-containing protein codes for the protein MKFKFVAVLALFVTAIAFTACEKVENCHYDESAKTLKCQGQTYSTVETGGRVWMAENANLVNFDSSYCYGDNLDNCKKYGRLYDWKSAKDACPTGWELPKQADFENADLKVLNIGKDGFRYYDGKYVDENVSASFWTADAFDDSRAVMVRVQDKVTYEHYNKTIAASVRCVKAK